One genomic window of endosymbiont of Galathealinum brachiosum includes the following:
- a CDS encoding class II poly(R)-hydroxyalkanoic acid synthase, with protein sequence MLSESIEKDLNSFADTIGVFVDKALSEEGQKQALGKVTHILDVASQLIDHIDSENDRDKQQPDSNINGKSVLETLQLLFQAALTKPDVLAKHYCEFATSVLDVLSQQSELEPEPADRRFKDDLWHESIFLNSLMKIYLAWDQQINSWISEQSFSSADERRVQFIFNQIIYAFSPSNLPVNPSALKRAEKTEGRSAVKGLLNWVKDSCFNQSMPRQIRDDAFKVGKNLATTPGQVVFRNKLLELIQYQPQTPYVHRRPVLLVPPQINKYYIFDLKQKNSVLGYLLKQNLQMFVISWRNPGKSESHWGLDEYVVALLEAIEVMRVITKSRTVGLISACAGCLTTSALLGYLAETKNPVIKNHTSLVTALTPDNDSILELFTTQQTLKLARAHTQIEGILDGKALARVFAWLRPEDLVWNYWVNNYLMGRDPPTLDVLYWDNDSTNLPAKLHGDFLDMFEQDVFQNAHLHKVLGIPIDYRKVCVDTYVIAGREDYLMPWKGVYKTTRIFRGKHRFVLSTSGHVQSVLRPPSLAHTEYYTNETLCESADEWLESSTRQDGTWWVDWTSWLKKQSGALKKSPQKLGAKNFPPLCNAPGRYVCDEK encoded by the coding sequence ATGTTAAGTGAGAGCATTGAAAAGGATTTAAATAGTTTTGCCGATACGATTGGGGTGTTTGTAGATAAAGCTTTGTCGGAAGAAGGGCAGAAGCAGGCTTTAGGAAAGGTGACTCACATTCTGGATGTGGCAAGTCAGCTTATTGATCATATTGATTCTGAAAATGATCGGGATAAACAACAGCCAGATAGTAATATAAATGGTAAAAGCGTTTTAGAAACATTACAGTTATTGTTTCAAGCTGCGCTGACTAAGCCAGATGTTCTTGCAAAACATTATTGTGAATTTGCTACCAGTGTTTTAGATGTGTTGAGTCAGCAATCAGAACTGGAACCAGAACCTGCAGATCGCCGTTTTAAGGATGACTTATGGCATGAGAGTATTTTTTTAAATTCATTAATGAAAATATACCTGGCCTGGGATCAGCAAATAAATTCATGGATAAGTGAGCAGTCGTTTAGCTCAGCAGACGAGCGTCGTGTACAATTTATTTTTAATCAAATTATTTATGCCTTTTCACCTTCAAATTTACCTGTTAATCCATCCGCGCTTAAGCGTGCAGAAAAAACTGAAGGTAGAAGTGCTGTAAAAGGCTTATTAAACTGGGTAAAAGATTCGTGTTTTAATCAAAGTATGCCGCGTCAAATAAGAGATGATGCATTTAAAGTTGGCAAAAATCTGGCAACGACACCGGGACAGGTTGTTTTTCGGAATAAATTGTTAGAATTAATACAATATCAACCACAAACACCTTATGTGCACAGGCGTCCTGTGCTCCTTGTTCCTCCGCAAATAAATAAATATTACATTTTTGATCTTAAACAGAAAAATAGTGTATTAGGGTATCTGCTCAAACAGAACTTACAGATGTTTGTTATTAGTTGGAGAAATCCTGGTAAATCAGAGTCACATTGGGGATTGGATGAGTATGTAGTTGCTCTGTTAGAAGCTATTGAAGTCATGCGAGTAATAACAAAAAGCCGTACAGTTGGTTTGATCAGTGCATGTGCGGGTTGTTTGACCACATCTGCATTGTTGGGGTATCTAGCAGAAACTAAAAACCCCGTTATTAAAAATCACACTTCATTAGTTACCGCTTTAACACCTGATAATGACTCAATTCTGGAACTGTTTACGACACAGCAAACATTAAAATTAGCACGAGCCCATACTCAAATAGAAGGCATTTTAGATGGTAAAGCGCTAGCGCGTGTTTTTGCATGGTTACGTCCAGAAGATCTGGTATGGAATTACTGGGTGAATAATTATTTAATGGGGCGTGACCCGCCAACATTAGATGTTCTTTACTGGGATAATGACTCTACAAATTTACCTGCAAAATTACATGGTGATTTTTTAGATATGTTTGAGCAGGATGTATTTCAAAATGCACACCTTCATAAGGTATTAGGTATACCGATAGATTACCGTAAAGTTTGTGTCGATACATATGTAATTGCTGGCCGTGAAGATTACTTAATGCCATGGAAAGGAGTTTATAAAACCACAAGAATATTTCGGGGTAAACATCGATTTGTACTGAGTACCAGTGGTCATGTGCAAAGTGTTTTAAGGCCTCCGTCATTAGCGCATACCGAATACTATACCAATGAGACACTATGTGAATCTGCTGATGAATGGTTAGAGTCTTCGACACGTCAGGATGGAACCTGGTGGGTAGACTGGACTTCGTGGTTAAAAAAACAGTCTGGTGCTTTAAAAAAATCGCCGCAAAAATTGGGTGCTAAAAATTTTCCGCCACTGTGTAATGCACCAGGTCGTTATGTATGTGATGAGAAGTAA
- a CDS encoding dehydrogenase: MKILLIFLSFILPVMLSCAQANSSDLIIQSEGMSIKVEKVAQGFSVPWAIAVLSPNELLITEREGSVYLYNLDQSKSLILKNTPEVMAGGQGGMLDVILSPDYKVSGWIYFTYVKKIRGEGATVLARAKLMKDRFQNWQELLVTNSTTDEDYHFGSRITFDDDGHVFFGVGDRGHRPNAQNLMNHAGTIVRLNLDGSIPDDNPFNNKTSMSKQQALPEVWTYGHRNPQGMAYDAGNNRLWSIEHGPRGGDEVNLILKANNYGWPIISYGKEYWGPVSVGEGTHRTGMTQPVKVYIPSIAPGSLILYSGALFPAWKGNLMSGALSLQHINRLVLDGNAKVVKEERLLEKLGERIRALTQSTEGLIYFSTDSGDIYRLQPLN, from the coding sequence ATGAAAATATTACTCATATTTTTGTCTTTTATTCTGCCAGTTATGCTTTCTTGTGCACAGGCTAATAGCTCAGATCTAATAATACAAAGTGAAGGAATGAGCATTAAAGTGGAGAAAGTAGCACAGGGTTTTAGTGTGCCCTGGGCTATTGCTGTTTTATCACCGAATGAACTGTTAATAACAGAACGTGAAGGTTCTGTTTATCTTTATAATCTTGATCAGTCGAAATCATTAATATTAAAAAACACACCAGAAGTGATGGCTGGTGGGCAGGGGGGCATGCTTGATGTTATATTGTCACCAGATTATAAAGTCAGTGGCTGGATTTATTTTACCTACGTAAAAAAGATTAGAGGAGAAGGGGCTACGGTACTAGCGCGCGCTAAACTCATGAAAGACCGGTTTCAGAACTGGCAGGAACTACTGGTAACAAATTCAACAACAGATGAAGATTATCATTTTGGTAGCCGTATAACTTTTGATGATGATGGGCATGTTTTTTTCGGAGTTGGTGATAGAGGGCATCGGCCTAATGCACAAAATTTAATGAACCACGCGGGAACAATTGTTCGTTTAAATCTGGATGGTTCTATTCCAGATGATAATCCATTTAATAATAAAACATCCATGAGTAAGCAACAGGCATTACCTGAAGTGTGGACTTATGGGCATAGAAATCCACAGGGTATGGCATATGATGCAGGTAACAATCGTCTTTGGTCTATTGAGCATGGCCCGAGAGGTGGTGATGAAGTGAATCTAATTTTAAAGGCTAATAATTATGGCTGGCCGATTATCTCCTATGGAAAAGAATATTGGGGGCCTGTTTCAGTTGGAGAAGGCACGCATCGTACAGGTATGACTCAACCGGTTAAGGTATATATTCCTTCTATTGCACCGGGGAGTTTAATATTATATTCCGGTGCATTGTTTCCAGCATGGAAAGGTAACTTAATGTCAGGTGCATTGTCGTTACAGCATATTAATCGTCTGGTATTAGATGGTAATGCTAAGGTAGTAAAAGAAGAGCGATTACTTGAAAAGCTGGGTGAGCGTATACGGGCATTGACCCAAAGTACTGAAGGTTTGATATATTTTTCAACTGATAGTGGTGATATCTATCGGTTACAGCCTTTAAATTAA
- a CDS encoding Poxvirus G6: MKHLYTLILLLNSLFFLSATKANPQLELQIKGDLEEYQSLVEQALAYREVTLDTYQIIKDKMQKDIPLSGKDIETLNTGTLQHLALRKKLYSYVGYYEYLLNDKYDSIDKEARLRGIMLSLSAALVLYDNYLLSITIFEEDAKLRRYLNAKHDGYNIKNYQLNEITLQYNSIENRNRARRAIDFFKTEWQKQSYEFRHQPYNIYLNLLITQSPSYNHIREFSPLYVVNQKTRFLTGITSDTLSKLGKEGVNLFSLLFGNSIGVVEVRKGLLNNDINVETQLTSRLKAGDILLEKTPFRLTDKLIPGYWGHVAIWVGSEEELKQLGIWNHPVVKKHHQQIKSSQLVAEALRAGVELNSLNQFMNVDDLAVLRKNKLDDKTRAETIIRALRQIGKAYDFNFDIETNDKIVCSELIYVSFTETQWPTEATLGRHTISPSNIAIKAGDELPFKVVSLYLHGKPVNSEIHSEFSKLNIIN; the protein is encoded by the coding sequence ATGAAACACTTATATACTCTTATATTACTCCTGAATAGCCTGTTTTTTTTATCTGCTACTAAAGCTAATCCCCAGCTTGAACTACAAATAAAAGGAGACCTTGAAGAGTACCAGAGCCTTGTAGAGCAAGCACTAGCTTACAGAGAAGTAACACTGGACACATATCAGATAATTAAAGACAAGATGCAAAAAGACATTCCTCTTTCTGGTAAAGACATAGAAACACTAAACACAGGTACTCTACAGCACCTGGCACTACGTAAAAAACTGTATAGCTACGTAGGTTATTACGAATATCTGCTAAATGACAAATATGACAGTATAGATAAAGAAGCTCGTTTAAGAGGGATTATGCTTTCTTTATCTGCTGCGCTTGTTTTATACGACAACTATTTATTATCTATCACTATTTTCGAAGAAGACGCTAAACTACGTCGTTATTTAAATGCAAAACATGATGGGTACAATATAAAAAACTATCAGTTAAATGAAATCACGCTACAGTATAATTCAATAGAAAATCGTAATCGTGCTCGTAGAGCCATAGATTTTTTTAAAACTGAATGGCAGAAACAATCTTACGAATTTCGACATCAGCCCTATAATATTTATTTAAATTTACTTATTACTCAAAGCCCTTCTTATAATCACATACGTGAATTCTCACCCCTTTATGTAGTTAACCAGAAAACCAGATTTTTAACCGGCATCACATCAGATACATTATCAAAACTAGGAAAGGAAGGTGTAAACCTGTTTAGCCTTTTATTTGGCAACTCCATCGGCGTCGTTGAAGTGCGTAAAGGTTTATTAAACAATGATATTAATGTAGAGACACAGCTGACATCTCGATTAAAAGCAGGAGATATATTACTTGAAAAAACACCTTTCAGATTAACCGATAAATTAATACCCGGTTACTGGGGGCATGTTGCTATCTGGGTAGGCTCCGAAGAAGAGTTAAAACAGCTGGGTATATGGAATCATCCAGTCGTAAAAAAACATCATCAACAGATTAAATCATCTCAGTTAGTAGCTGAAGCGTTAAGAGCAGGTGTCGAATTAAATTCTCTAAACCAGTTTATGAATGTAGATGACCTGGCTGTTTTACGTAAAAACAAACTAGATGATAAAACCAGAGCTGAAACAATCATTCGTGCTTTACGACAGATAGGCAAAGCCTATGACTTCAATTTTGATATAGAAACCAATGATAAGATTGTGTGCTCTGAACTCATATATGTTTCATTTACTGAAACCCAGTGGCCAACTGAAGCAACATTGGGTCGACACACAATTAGCCCATCCAATATAGCGATTAAAGCCGGTGACGAGCTACCATTTAAAGTGGTTTCGTTATACTTACATGGCAAACCGGTAAACAGCGAAATTCATTCAGAATTTAGTAAGTTAAACATTATAAACTGA